From Wolbachia endosymbiont (group A) of Longitarsus flavicornis, the proteins below share one genomic window:
- the rpmG gene encoding 50S ribosomal protein L33 has product MAKKNASLLVKLVSTAIKTTKTGEEKSTGYFYVKKRNPKKLTKKLEFRKYDPVVRRHVLFKEEKLK; this is encoded by the coding sequence ATGGCGAAAAAAAATGCTTCTTTGCTCGTTAAGTTAGTTAGCACTGCAATCAAGACAACAAAAACTGGTGAAGAAAAATCAACAGGTTATTTTTATGTAAAAAAGCGTAATCCAAAAAAGCTCACCAAAAAACTGGAGTTTAGGAAGTATGACCCAGTAGTCAGAAGGCATGTGTTATTTAAAGAAGAAAAACTAAAGTAA
- a CDS encoding helix-turn-helix domain-containing protein translates to MQNLQLSYPIIVELGDVKDTKLKLIKIIAQLISKKYTTQKKAANALKIDQPKVSQINRSKIEGFSLEYLLNLLIVLGQDINVRIKHNSKPA, encoded by the coding sequence ATGCAAAATTTACAATTAAGTTATCCTATAATAGTAGAGTTGGGGGATGTGAAAGATACAAAACTGAAATTAATAAAGATCATTGCACAATTAATAAGTAAGAAGTACACAACACAGAAAAAAGCAGCAAACGCTCTAAAGATTGATCAACCTAAAGTATCTCAAATCAATAGGTCAAAAATCGAAGGGTTCTCCTTAGAATACTTGCTTAACTTATTGATTGTATTGGGCCAAGACATAAACGTAAGAATAAAGCATAATTCTAAACCTGCATAA
- a CDS encoding zinc ABC transporter substrate-binding protein produces MRHLLTLFLLLSFTLYYNIAFSSNLKVVATIKPIHSLVASVTEGILEPELLGYATSAHNYILKPSDASNLESSDVIFYVDDNLETFVQTFAKNNKELVQLSKAINLLPTRPHSFSRKITHIQDEKDLHMWLSPENAKSMILSISATLSDIDKGNSHRYSSNATKAIKKIDQEVKEIMKELNDFKNQKYIVTHDAYQYFEKYFGLNHPSAILSIEEDSYIGMKSLMKLKKIMKEENVKCIFAHSQEDSIKPNALSNDAKMVVLDPIGSDIEPGKDAYLAIINSIAQNFKSCFVE; encoded by the coding sequence ATGAGACATTTACTGACTTTGTTTCTATTACTTTCATTTACACTATACTATAATATCGCCTTTTCATCCAATTTAAAAGTTGTAGCTACAATCAAACCTATCCACTCACTTGTAGCTTCTGTTACAGAAGGGATTTTAGAACCGGAATTGCTTGGCTATGCAACATCTGCGCATAATTATATATTAAAGCCATCTGATGCGAGTAATTTAGAATCAAGTGACGTTATATTTTATGTTGACGATAACTTAGAGACGTTTGTTCAAACTTTCGCCAAAAATAATAAAGAACTAGTGCAATTGTCAAAGGCAATCAACCTACTTCCTACTCGGCCACATTCATTTTCTAGAAAAATCACTCACATTCAAGATGAAAAAGATTTACACATGTGGCTGAGTCCCGAAAATGCAAAGAGCATGATACTTTCTATAAGTGCAACATTGTCTGACATAGATAAAGGAAATTCCCATCGATACAGTTCTAATGCAACAAAAGCTATAAAAAAAATAGACCAAGAAGTAAAAGAAATCATGAAAGAACTGAATGATTTTAAAAATCAAAAATACATCGTTACTCATGATGCTTATCAATATTTTGAAAAATATTTCGGTCTAAATCATCCAAGCGCTATTCTTTCTATAGAAGAGGATTCTTACATAGGTATGAAGAGTTTAATGAAGCTAAAAAAGATAATGAAGGAAGAAAACGTTAAATGTATATTTGCTCATTCACAGGAAGATAGCATAAAGCCTAACGCCCTTTCTAATGACGCAAAAATGGTAGTTCTTGATCCTATTGGATCAGACATAGAGCCTGGAAAAGATGCATATCTAGCTATAATCAATAGCATTGCACAAAATTTTAAGTCTTGTTTTGTTGAGTAA
- a CDS encoding metal ABC transporter ATP-binding protein — MSHINVEKKLNFVNKLNNVNNHVLKIENLALTYDGKRILDNINMFMERGDVITILGPNGGGKTSLVKAIAGINKSCTGNIVFADNIKIGYMPQNFSISNLMPITVEYFLLNSSLKRLKKNQSIITETIELVGIGNILKNQVLEISAGQTQLLLLARCLIAEPDLIILDEPVSAMDINARAKFYDIISKIAKNRLVSILMTSHDLNSALPSSDYIICINNTVYCQGKPDEIMKNRTLNEIFSSYAAK; from the coding sequence ATGTCTCATATAAACGTTGAGAAGAAGTTAAATTTTGTCAATAAATTAAATAATGTCAATAATCATGTTCTAAAAATAGAAAATCTTGCTCTCACATATGATGGTAAAAGAATCCTTGACAATATCAATATGTTCATGGAAAGAGGAGACGTAATTACAATACTTGGTCCAAATGGTGGAGGTAAAACCTCTTTAGTGAAAGCAATTGCTGGCATAAATAAAAGCTGTACCGGTAATATCGTATTTGCTGACAACATAAAAATTGGCTATATGCCGCAAAATTTTAGTATTAGTAATTTGATGCCAATAACAGTTGAATATTTCCTTTTAAATAGCTCCTTGAAAAGACTAAAGAAAAATCAATCCATTATTACAGAAACGATAGAGTTGGTTGGTATCGGTAACATTTTGAAGAATCAAGTGTTAGAAATTTCTGCAGGGCAAACACAATTATTGCTACTTGCACGTTGTTTAATTGCAGAGCCTGACTTGATCATTCTAGATGAGCCAGTTAGTGCAATGGATATTAACGCACGGGCTAAGTTCTATGATATTATAAGCAAAATAGCAAAAAACCGATTAGTGTCGATTCTTATGACTTCTCATGATCTTAACTCTGCTCTACCATCCTCAGATTACATAATTTGTATAAATAATACTGTCTACTGCCAAGGCAAGCCTGATGAGATTATGAAAAATAGAACCCTAAATGAAATATTTAGCAGTTACGCAGCGAAATGA